A portion of the Carya illinoinensis cultivar Pawnee chromosome 11, C.illinoinensisPawnee_v1, whole genome shotgun sequence genome contains these proteins:
- the LOC122282762 gene encoding uncharacterized protein LOC122282762 isoform X2, with protein sequence MAEENENESYKKYGELYLAVRRGNWNAVQEFLEREPDALTAKINWKYQTPLYVAAAAGQVHVAKKLVEKLPEEKLEMQDYYGYTAITETVMRGNHELTECILNKNKKLISITNHMGNLPLIQAIYYGQLEMARYLYSLTPLDDLLPAKDYNGPNFFTYCIYTGTLDIALDLMKRHPPLGLARDKYAITPLLALASMPDLFPSGNLDRLVFWKRWIYEYCIHIPPNRDSKEIHLNVQRVETQKAKPFLSGIKHLYQMKLTHVQAQELLSLMCARITCLDYYERRDGCVEYAIIKAVENGIFEVASEMLKADPDLEWTFDGKKRNLLMLGVLHRQAKICSLLIGLDLNKALACYEDRETHGILHMAGMSGESRTMLNRIPGAALQMQRELQWFEETKRVFQPKVREVTNTDGLTPRELFTKEHKDMLKEGEQWLKDTSTSCTVVGALIITVVFAAAFTVPGGNDQNTGLPMFLHKRLFMLFIVSDALSLFTSSTSVLMFLGILTSRYSEDDFLKSLPTKMIIGLSTLFFSIATMMVAFSAGLLIMLRDQSWIVVPIISLASVPVSLFVWMQFPLLVDMVMSTYGPGIFDSKLKIVIN encoded by the exons ATGGCGGAGGAGAACGAGAATGAGAGCTATAAGAAGTATGGAGAATTGTACCTGGCAGTGCGACGAGGGAATTGGAACGCAGTACAGGAATTTCTGGAGCGTGAACCCGATGCATTGACTGCCAAAATAAACTGGAAATACCAAACGCCGCTTTACGTTGCTGCGGCTGCAGGTCAGGTGCATGTAGCGAAGAAACTGGTGGAGAAACTGCCGGAAGAAAAGTTGGAAATGCAAGATTATTACGGGTACACAGCTATTACAGAGACAGTGATGCGTGGAAACCACGAGCTTACGGAGTGCATACTTAACAAGAACAAGAAGTTGATCAGCATCACCAATCACATGGGAAATTTGCCGCTTATTCAGGCTATTTACTATGGCCAATTAGAAATGGCTCGCTATTTGTATTCTCTCACTCCGCTCGACGATCTTTTGCCTGCGAAAGACTACAACGGTCCTAATTTTTTCACATACTGTATCTATACCGGAACTTTAG atATTGCTTTGGATTTAATGAAAAGGCACCCACCTTTGGGCCTTGCTCGAGACAAATACGCGATCACACCGCTGTTGGCATTGGCGTCCATGCCTGATCTATTCCCCAGTGGAAATCTCGATCGGCTTGTGTTTTGGAAACGATGGATCTACGAATACT GTATACATATTCCTCCGAATCGTGACTCCAAGGAAATTCATTTGAACGTTCAAAGGGTAGAAACCCAAAAAGCAAAACCTTTCCTATCAG GAATCAAGCATTTATATCAGATGAAGTTGACCCATGTCCAAGCCCAAGAACTTCTTAGTCTAATGTGCGCAAGAATAACTTGTTTAGACTACTACGAAAGGAGAGATGGCTGCGTTGAATATGCCATCATCAAAGCTGTCGAGAATGGGATTTTTGAAGTTGCTTCTGAGATGCTGAAGGCGGATCCAGATCTTGAGTGGACCTTTGATGGAAAGAAGAGGAACTTACTTATGCTTGGTGTCTTGCATCGTCAAGCTAAGATCTGTAGCCTTCTAATAGGGCTTGATTTGAACAAGGCTCTGGCATGTTATGAAGATAGGGAGACACATGGCATTTTACATATGGCAGGAATGTCAGGAGAATCCCGTACCATGCTTAATCGCATCCCAGGTGCAGCTTTGCAAATGCAAAGAGAACTCCAGTGGTTTGAG GAGACGAAGAGAGTTTTCCAACCCAAGGTCAGGGAAGTCACTAACACGGATGGTTTGACTCCCCGAGAATTGTTTACAAAAGAGCACAAAGACATGTTGAAAGAAGGAGAGCAATGGCTAAAGGACACTTCGACATCTTGTACAGTTGTAGGTGCTCTCATAATTACCGTTGTGTTTGCTGCAGCCTTTACCGTTCCAGGTGGTAACGACCAAAACACAGGCTTGCCAATGTTCCTGCATAAAAGGCTGTTTATGCTTTTTATAGTATCTGATGCCTTGTCCCTCTTCACTTCCTCAACTTCAGTCTTGATGTTTTTAGGAATTCTCACGTCACGCTATTCGGAAGATGACTTTCTCAAGTCTTTACCAACAAAGATGATAATAGGTCTTTCCACACTCTTTTTCTCCATTGCAACGATGATGGTAGCCTTTTCTGCTGGTCTTTTAATTATGCTACGTGACCAATCATGGATTGTTGTTCCTATAATTTCTTTGGCTAGTGTTCCAGTTAGCCTCTTCGTATGGATGCAGTTCCCTCTTCTTGTTGACATGGTCATGTCAACTTATGGACCAGGAATATTTGATAGTAAACTGAAGATTGTCATTAACTAG
- the LOC122281854 gene encoding EH domain-containing protein 1 isoform X1, whose protein sequence is MEIASIPITSCSKEHQKIYQEWFSYADSDGDGRITGNDATKFFAMSNLSRQDLKQVWAIADSKRQGYLGLKEFIGAMQLASLAQAGHAITNDLLNSDVDLGNLKPPVMEGLDALIAKKKRKEKTSELDANGSSQVQTSAAPNWFSSKASKKVPLSSVTSIIDGLKRLYIQKLKPLEVAYRFNDFVSPSLTNSDFDAKPMVMLLGQYSTGKTTFIKHLLKSSYPGAHIGPEPTTDRFVVVMSGTDERSIPGNTVAVQADMPFSGLTNFGTAFLSKFECSQMPHPLLEHITFVDTPGVLSGEKQRTQRAYDFTGVTSWFAAKCDLILLLFDPHKLDVSDEFKRVISSLRGHDDKIRVVLNKADQVDTQQLMRVYGALMWSLGKVINTPEVMRVYIGSFNDKPVNEAATGPIGKELFEKEQEDLLADLKDIPKKACDRRINEFVKRARAAKIHAYIISHLKKEMPAMMGKAKAQQRLIDNLSDEFGKVQREFHLPPGDFPNVDHFREILSGYSIDKFDKLKPKMIQAVDDMLGYDIPDLLKNFKNPYD, encoded by the exons ATGGAGATTGCTTCCATTCCAATTACTTCGTGCTCTAAAGAGCACCAGAAGATCTATCAGGAGTGGTTCAGTTACGCTGATTCAG ATGGAGATGGCCGTATAACAGGGAATGATGCTACTAAGTTCTTCGCTATGTCCAATTTGTCCAGGCAAGATCTCAAGCAG gtgtGGGCAATTGCAGACTCGAAGCGACAGGGATATCTTGGCCTCAAGGAGTTTATTGGTGCTATGCAG CTAGCGTCTCTGGCACAAGCTGGTCATGCAATCACAAATGATCTCCTGAACAGTGATG TTGACTTGGGCAATTTGAAACCTCCTGTTATGGAGGGTTTAGATGCACTAATAGCG AAGAAGAAGCGAAAGGAAAAGACAAGTGAACTTGATGCAAATG GTAGTTCTCAAGTTCAAACCTCAGCTGCACCTAATTGGTTTTCATCCAAAGCATCCAAAAAG GTGCCGCTTTCCTCTGTTACATCAATCATTGATGGCTTGAAGAGACTGTACATTCAGAAGCTGAAGCCATTAGAAGTTGCTTATCGTTTTAATGATTTTGTATCCCCATCGCTG ACAAATAGTGATTTTGATGCTAAACCAATGGTTATGCTTTTGGGTCAATATTCGACTGGGAAGACAACATTTATTAAGCATCTGCTGAAAAGTAGTTATCCAG GAGCTCACATTGGACCTGAGCCCACAACTGACAGATTTGTTGTTGTCATG TCTGGAACTGATGAAAGAAGTATCCCTGGAAACACTGTTGCCGTTCAGGCAGACATGCCATTCAGTGGGCTGACAAATTTTGGAACTGCTTTTTTGTCGAAATTTGAGTGTTCTCAAATGCCACATCCC CTGCTGGAGCATATCACTTTTGTTGATACTCCTGGTGTTCTGTCTGGAGAAAAGCAACGAACACAAAGAGCATATGATTTTACCGGTGTAACATCATGGTTTGCTGCAAAGTGTGACCTCATTCTACTTTTGTTTGATCCTCACAAACTTGACGTTAGTGATGAATTCAAGAGAGTGATATCATCTTTACGTGGTCATGACGACAAGATTCGAGTGGTTCTTAACAAGGCAGACCAAGTTGATACCCAGCAG CTGATGCGGGTTTATGGAGCGTTAATGTGGTCACTTGGGAAAGTTATAAACACTCCTGAGGTTATGCGCGTTTATATCGG CTCATTCAATGACAAACCTGTAAATGAAGCTGCTACTGGTCCAATTGGGAAAgaactttttgaaaaagagcAGGAGGACCTTCTTGCTGATCTGAAAGATATTCCAAAGAAAGCTTGTGATCGCAGA ATCAATGAATTTGTAAAACGTGCTCGAGCAGCCAAGATACATGCTTACATCATTAGTCATCTTAAAAAAGAGATGCCTGCTATGATGGGAAAAGCTAAAGCCCAGCAGAGACTCATAGATAATTTGTCTGATGAATTTGGAAAG GTCCAAAGGGAGTTCCACTTGCCTCCTGGAGATTTCCCGAACGTTGACCACTTCAGGGAGATCTTGAGCGGTTACAGTATCGACAAATTTGATAAGTTGAAACCCAAAATGATACAAGCTGTTGATGATATGCTGGGCTATGATATACCGGATCTCttgaagaatttcaaaaatccgTACGATTAA
- the LOC122282762 gene encoding ankyrin repeat-containing protein ITN1-like isoform X1 → MAEENENESYKKYGELYLAVRRGNWNAVQEFLEREPDALTAKINWKYQTPLYVAAAAGQVHVAKKLVEKLPEEKLEMQDYYGYTAITETVMRGNHELTECILNKNKKLISITNHMGNLPLIQAIYYGQLEMARYLYSLTPLDDLLPAKDYNGPNFFTYCIYTGTLDIALDLMKRHPPLGLARDKYAITPLLALASMPDLFPSGNLDRLVFWKRWIYEYCIHIPPNRDSKEIHLNVQRVETQKAKPFLSVSALLRHLVSHVQNILGIKHLYQMKLTHVQAQELLSLMCARITCLDYYERRDGCVEYAIIKAVENGIFEVASEMLKADPDLEWTFDGKKRNLLMLGVLHRQAKICSLLIGLDLNKALACYEDRETHGILHMAGMSGESRTMLNRIPGAALQMQRELQWFEETKRVFQPKVREVTNTDGLTPRELFTKEHKDMLKEGEQWLKDTSTSCTVVGALIITVVFAAAFTVPGGNDQNTGLPMFLHKRLFMLFIVSDALSLFTSSTSVLMFLGILTSRYSEDDFLKSLPTKMIIGLSTLFFSIATMMVAFSAGLLIMLRDQSWIVVPIISLASVPVSLFVWMQFPLLVDMVMSTYGPGIFDSKLKIVIN, encoded by the exons ATGGCGGAGGAGAACGAGAATGAGAGCTATAAGAAGTATGGAGAATTGTACCTGGCAGTGCGACGAGGGAATTGGAACGCAGTACAGGAATTTCTGGAGCGTGAACCCGATGCATTGACTGCCAAAATAAACTGGAAATACCAAACGCCGCTTTACGTTGCTGCGGCTGCAGGTCAGGTGCATGTAGCGAAGAAACTGGTGGAGAAACTGCCGGAAGAAAAGTTGGAAATGCAAGATTATTACGGGTACACAGCTATTACAGAGACAGTGATGCGTGGAAACCACGAGCTTACGGAGTGCATACTTAACAAGAACAAGAAGTTGATCAGCATCACCAATCACATGGGAAATTTGCCGCTTATTCAGGCTATTTACTATGGCCAATTAGAAATGGCTCGCTATTTGTATTCTCTCACTCCGCTCGACGATCTTTTGCCTGCGAAAGACTACAACGGTCCTAATTTTTTCACATACTGTATCTATACCGGAACTTTAG atATTGCTTTGGATTTAATGAAAAGGCACCCACCTTTGGGCCTTGCTCGAGACAAATACGCGATCACACCGCTGTTGGCATTGGCGTCCATGCCTGATCTATTCCCCAGTGGAAATCTCGATCGGCTTGTGTTTTGGAAACGATGGATCTACGAATACT GTATACATATTCCTCCGAATCGTGACTCCAAGGAAATTCATTTGAACGTTCAAAGGGTAGAAACCCAAAAAGCAAAACCTTTCCTATCAG TGTCAGCTCTATTGCGCCATCTAGTTTCACATGTCCAAAACATCTTGG GAATCAAGCATTTATATCAGATGAAGTTGACCCATGTCCAAGCCCAAGAACTTCTTAGTCTAATGTGCGCAAGAATAACTTGTTTAGACTACTACGAAAGGAGAGATGGCTGCGTTGAATATGCCATCATCAAAGCTGTCGAGAATGGGATTTTTGAAGTTGCTTCTGAGATGCTGAAGGCGGATCCAGATCTTGAGTGGACCTTTGATGGAAAGAAGAGGAACTTACTTATGCTTGGTGTCTTGCATCGTCAAGCTAAGATCTGTAGCCTTCTAATAGGGCTTGATTTGAACAAGGCTCTGGCATGTTATGAAGATAGGGAGACACATGGCATTTTACATATGGCAGGAATGTCAGGAGAATCCCGTACCATGCTTAATCGCATCCCAGGTGCAGCTTTGCAAATGCAAAGAGAACTCCAGTGGTTTGAG GAGACGAAGAGAGTTTTCCAACCCAAGGTCAGGGAAGTCACTAACACGGATGGTTTGACTCCCCGAGAATTGTTTACAAAAGAGCACAAAGACATGTTGAAAGAAGGAGAGCAATGGCTAAAGGACACTTCGACATCTTGTACAGTTGTAGGTGCTCTCATAATTACCGTTGTGTTTGCTGCAGCCTTTACCGTTCCAGGTGGTAACGACCAAAACACAGGCTTGCCAATGTTCCTGCATAAAAGGCTGTTTATGCTTTTTATAGTATCTGATGCCTTGTCCCTCTTCACTTCCTCAACTTCAGTCTTGATGTTTTTAGGAATTCTCACGTCACGCTATTCGGAAGATGACTTTCTCAAGTCTTTACCAACAAAGATGATAATAGGTCTTTCCACACTCTTTTTCTCCATTGCAACGATGATGGTAGCCTTTTCTGCTGGTCTTTTAATTATGCTACGTGACCAATCATGGATTGTTGTTCCTATAATTTCTTTGGCTAGTGTTCCAGTTAGCCTCTTCGTATGGATGCAGTTCCCTCTTCTTGTTGACATGGTCATGTCAACTTATGGACCAGGAATATTTGATAGTAAACTGAAGATTGTCATTAACTAG
- the LOC122281704 gene encoding 65-kDa microtubule-associated protein 1-like, protein MATTLAQNPLLGETTCGSLLQKLQEIWDEVGENDEERDKMLLQLEQECLDVYKRKVEQAAKSRAQLLQALSDAKLELSCLLSALGEKSFVGIPENTSGTIKGQLAAIAPVLEQLCKQKEERVKEFSDVQSQIQKIIGEIAGNLNLNAQTGNPEVDEADLSMKKLNEYHAQLQELQKEKSERLQKVLEFVSTVHDLCAVLGMDFFSTVTEVHPSLNDSTSVQSKSISNDTLSRLAKTVLALKEDKKQRLHKLQELATQLIDLWNLMDTSMEERRLFDHVTCNISAPVDEVTVPGALALDLIEQAEVEVERLDQLKASRMKEIAFKKQAELEEIYACAHIEIDPEAEREKIMELIDSGNVEPAELLADMDNQITKAKEESLSRKDILDKVEKWMSACEEESWLEDYNRDENRYNASRGAHLNLKRAEKARILVNKIPSLVDTLVAKTRAWEEERGISFTYDGVPLLAMLDEYAMLRHEREEEKRRLRDQKKFHEQQNTEQEAVFGSRPSPARPVGTKKVVGPRANGGANGTPSRRLSLNANQNGARSATRDGKRDNARPAAPVNYVAISKDDAASHVSGTDLTPASP, encoded by the exons ATGGCGACAACACTTGCGCAAAATCCCCTTCTTGGGGAAACAACATGTGGTTCTTTACTGCAGAAACTGcag GAAATATGGGATGAGGTTGGGGAAAATGACGAGGAACGAGACAAGATGCTTCTTCAGTTAGAGCAGGAGTGCTTGGATGTATACAAGAGGAAGGTTGAGCAGGCTGCAAAGTCAAGGGCACAGCTTCTTCAGGCCTTGTCGGATGCTAAACTTGAACTTTCCTGTCTTCTATCAGCACTTGGAGAGAAAAGTTTTGTTGGAATT CCTGAGAATACTTCAGGGACTATCAAAGGACAGCTTGCTGCTATAGCACCGGTACTTGAACAACTTTGCAAACAAAAAGAGGAGAGAGTAAAGGAGTTTTCTGATGTTCAATCACAGATTCAAAAGATAATTGGAGAAATTGCTGGGAACTTGAACCTTAACGCCCAGACGGGAAATCCTGAAGTTGATGAGGCTGACTTATccatgaaaaagttaaatgaaTATCATGCCCAActtcaagaacttcaaaaagaGAAG AGTGAAAGGTTGCAAAAGGTCCTTGAATTCGTGAGCACTGTGCACGATCTTTGTGCTGTCCTGGGGATGGACTTCTTCAGTACTGTTACAGAGGTTCATCCAAGCTTAAATGACTCTACTAGTGTGCAATCCAAAAGCATTAGCAATGACACACTGTCCAGGCTGGCTAAGACAGTCTTAGCACTAAAAGAAGATAAGAAGCAGAGGCTGCACAAG CTCCAAGAGTTAGCGACTCAGCTAATTGATCTGTGGAATCTGATGGATACCTCAATGGAAGAAAGGAGATTATTTGACCATGTTACCTGTAACATATCTGCACCAGTAGATGAAGTTACTGTTCCAGGGGCTCTTGCTCTAGATCTGATTGAACAG GCTGAGGTGGAAGTTGAAAGGCTTGATCAGCTGAAAGCAAGCAGGATGAAGGAAATTGCTTTTAAGAAGCAAGCAGAACTTGAAGAGATATATGCTTGTGCTCATATAGAAATAGATCCAGAGgctgaaagagaaaaaattatggaACTAATTGACTCTGGCAATGTTGAACCTGCTGAATTACTGGCTGACATGGATAATCAGATAacaaaagcaaaagaagaatctCTCAGCCGAAAAGACATATTGGACAAGGTTGAGAAATGGATGTCAGCCTGTGAAGAGGAGAGTTGGCTTGAAGACTACAATCGG GATGAAAATAGGTACAATGCAAGCAGAGGTGCACACTTAAACCTCAAGCGAGCCGAAAAAGCCCGGATTCTGGTCAACAAGATTCCAT CACTGGTTGACACATTGGTTGCCAAAACTCGGGCATGGGAAGAAGAACGTGGCATATCTTTTACTTATGATGGTGTTCCTCTTCTTGCAATGCTAGATGAATATGCCATGCTCAGGCACGAACGAGAAGAAGAGAAACGGAGGTTGAGG GATCAAAAGAAGTTCCATGAGCAGCAAAATACAGAACAAGAAGCCGTGTTTGGTTCAAGGCCCAGCCCTGCTCGCCCTGTTGGCACAAAGAAGGTAGTGGGTCCTCGTGCAAATGGTGGTGCCAATGGAACCCCTAGCAGACGGCTCTCTCTTAATGCGAATCAAAATGGGGCCAGGTCGGCAACAAGAGATGGAAAGAGGGATAATGCTAGACCTGCTGCCCCCGTGAACTATGTAGCCATATCCAAAGATGATGCTGCCTCCCATGTTTCTGGTACAGACCTGACTCCAGCTTCGCCATGA
- the LOC122281854 gene encoding EH domain-containing protein 1 isoform X2: MEIASIPITSCSKEHQKIYQEWFSYADSDGDGRITGNDATKFFAMSNLSRQDLKQVWAIADSKRQGYLGLKEFIGAMQLASLAQAGHAITNDLLNSDVDLGNLKPPVMEGLDALIAKKRKEKTSELDANGSSQVQTSAAPNWFSSKASKKVPLSSVTSIIDGLKRLYIQKLKPLEVAYRFNDFVSPSLTNSDFDAKPMVMLLGQYSTGKTTFIKHLLKSSYPGAHIGPEPTTDRFVVVMSGTDERSIPGNTVAVQADMPFSGLTNFGTAFLSKFECSQMPHPLLEHITFVDTPGVLSGEKQRTQRAYDFTGVTSWFAAKCDLILLLFDPHKLDVSDEFKRVISSLRGHDDKIRVVLNKADQVDTQQLMRVYGALMWSLGKVINTPEVMRVYIGSFNDKPVNEAATGPIGKELFEKEQEDLLADLKDIPKKACDRRINEFVKRARAAKIHAYIISHLKKEMPAMMGKAKAQQRLIDNLSDEFGKVQREFHLPPGDFPNVDHFREILSGYSIDKFDKLKPKMIQAVDDMLGYDIPDLLKNFKNPYD, from the exons ATGGAGATTGCTTCCATTCCAATTACTTCGTGCTCTAAAGAGCACCAGAAGATCTATCAGGAGTGGTTCAGTTACGCTGATTCAG ATGGAGATGGCCGTATAACAGGGAATGATGCTACTAAGTTCTTCGCTATGTCCAATTTGTCCAGGCAAGATCTCAAGCAG gtgtGGGCAATTGCAGACTCGAAGCGACAGGGATATCTTGGCCTCAAGGAGTTTATTGGTGCTATGCAG CTAGCGTCTCTGGCACAAGCTGGTCATGCAATCACAAATGATCTCCTGAACAGTGATG TTGACTTGGGCAATTTGAAACCTCCTGTTATGGAGGGTTTAGATGCACTAATAGCG AAGAAGCGAAAGGAAAAGACAAGTGAACTTGATGCAAATG GTAGTTCTCAAGTTCAAACCTCAGCTGCACCTAATTGGTTTTCATCCAAAGCATCCAAAAAG GTGCCGCTTTCCTCTGTTACATCAATCATTGATGGCTTGAAGAGACTGTACATTCAGAAGCTGAAGCCATTAGAAGTTGCTTATCGTTTTAATGATTTTGTATCCCCATCGCTG ACAAATAGTGATTTTGATGCTAAACCAATGGTTATGCTTTTGGGTCAATATTCGACTGGGAAGACAACATTTATTAAGCATCTGCTGAAAAGTAGTTATCCAG GAGCTCACATTGGACCTGAGCCCACAACTGACAGATTTGTTGTTGTCATG TCTGGAACTGATGAAAGAAGTATCCCTGGAAACACTGTTGCCGTTCAGGCAGACATGCCATTCAGTGGGCTGACAAATTTTGGAACTGCTTTTTTGTCGAAATTTGAGTGTTCTCAAATGCCACATCCC CTGCTGGAGCATATCACTTTTGTTGATACTCCTGGTGTTCTGTCTGGAGAAAAGCAACGAACACAAAGAGCATATGATTTTACCGGTGTAACATCATGGTTTGCTGCAAAGTGTGACCTCATTCTACTTTTGTTTGATCCTCACAAACTTGACGTTAGTGATGAATTCAAGAGAGTGATATCATCTTTACGTGGTCATGACGACAAGATTCGAGTGGTTCTTAACAAGGCAGACCAAGTTGATACCCAGCAG CTGATGCGGGTTTATGGAGCGTTAATGTGGTCACTTGGGAAAGTTATAAACACTCCTGAGGTTATGCGCGTTTATATCGG CTCATTCAATGACAAACCTGTAAATGAAGCTGCTACTGGTCCAATTGGGAAAgaactttttgaaaaagagcAGGAGGACCTTCTTGCTGATCTGAAAGATATTCCAAAGAAAGCTTGTGATCGCAGA ATCAATGAATTTGTAAAACGTGCTCGAGCAGCCAAGATACATGCTTACATCATTAGTCATCTTAAAAAAGAGATGCCTGCTATGATGGGAAAAGCTAAAGCCCAGCAGAGACTCATAGATAATTTGTCTGATGAATTTGGAAAG GTCCAAAGGGAGTTCCACTTGCCTCCTGGAGATTTCCCGAACGTTGACCACTTCAGGGAGATCTTGAGCGGTTACAGTATCGACAAATTTGATAAGTTGAAACCCAAAATGATACAAGCTGTTGATGATATGCTGGGCTATGATATACCGGATCTCttgaagaatttcaaaaatccgTACGATTAA
- the LOC122282763 gene encoding grpE protein homolog 2, mitochondrial-like has protein sequence MFAFKVFSLLPRRFVPRSPLLLLSVPQKQQSVILSDQFRSLLPESPSAVSFLHNSAPQFSIFQRYGASSSATSEPTDKEQVSTVQNTGASRNAEATNTSGDAKHSNQAEDSGSTHSRAADQTKESDSEKEEVLSMDDLFKLVAEKEEILKLKDKEIGAVQDEVLRIYADMENFMYRTRRKAENSKKLSIQSFAKSLLDVADNLERASLEVTESFAKLDTSTDSAGALPLLKTLLEGVEMTKKQLLEVFKKYGVEKFDPTNEPFDPHRHNAVFQLPDGSKPPGTVAIALKSGYLLYDRVIRLAEVGVTQAVENAADASTADKGSQY, from the exons ATGTTCGCCTTTAAGGTTTTTTCACTCTTGCCAAGGCGATTCGTCCCGCGGAGCCCCTTGCTTCTCCTCTCTGTTCCCCAAAAGCAGCAATCGGTCATCCTCTCCGACCAGTTCCGCTCCCTTCTTCCTGAATCCCCAAGTGCG GTGTCTTTCTTACATAATTCAGCACCGCAATTCTCCATCTTCCAAAGATATGGAGCGTCTTCATCTGCGACCTCTGAGCCTACCGACAAGGAACAGGTGAGTACTGTACAGAATACTGGTGCTTCTAGGAATGCAGAGGCCACAAATACAAGTGGAGATGCTAAACATTCCAATCAAGCTGAAGATTCAGGTTCTACACACAGCAGAGCCGCTGATCAGACAAAAGAATCAG ATTCTGAGAAGGAGGAGGTGCTGTCCATGGATGATTTGTTTAAACTAGTAGCAGAGAAGGAAGAAATTTTGAAGTTGAAGGATAAAGAGATTGGAGCAGTGCAAGACGAAGTTCTTCGGATTTATGCAGATATGGAGAATTTCATGTACAGGACAAGGCGGAAAGCAGAAAACTCTAAAAAGCTTTCCATACAG AGTTTTGCGAAGAGTTTACTGGACGTCGCAGACAACTTGGAAAGAGCTTCTTTGGAAGTTACAGAGAGTTTTGCAAAACTCGATACATCTACAGATTCTGCTGGAGCTCTGCCACTCTTAAAAACACTTCTTGAAGGTGTTGAAATGACCAAGAAACAACTTTTGGAG gtatttaaaaaatatggagTAGAAAAATTTGATCCTACGAATGAACCATTCGATCCACATAGACACAATGCGGTTTTCCAACTACCAGATGGTTCCAAGCCTCCAGGCACCGTTGCTATAGCTCTTAAG TCGGGATATTTGCTTTATGATCGAGTTATTCGGCTGGCTGAAGTTGGTGTAACTCAAGCAGTGGAGAATGCAGCCGATGCCAGCACAGCTGACAAGGGCTCTCAATATTGA